In Saprospiraceae bacterium, the sequence TTCACGTGAGATTCCCACTGGCGGCTCTATGTGTAAATCCCAGATCCACCGATGGTGTCCAGCCTGAGTTGACAATCCTTTCCAGGGTTTGACCCAATAATCCGGGTAGGGTAGGTGATCGCCCAATTTTTCTTTTAGATCCTCGCTGCTATATCGTCGCACAGTTTGATCCATCGGATCCAGGATTTCAAGTGAAACCCGGGTACAGTTGGATGGAAGGTAATAATCTATCATGGCACCATCCGGCGGGTTTTGACCTGCAGGTTCTTCCGGTGGAAAAGGAGTATCATGAAACATATTATCTCTGATTCTGTACGCAGTAGGGGAAGTAAACAGATATGGTTTGGCTGTAGCCAGGCTTGAAGCCATCTCTCTCAAGGGAACTGTATTGTCCAGGATCCAGATAGATCTGCCGTGAGTACCTACTACCAGATCATTATCCTTGATCACCAGATCCCGGATAGAAGTCGGAGGCATATTATTTTTGAGTGATTGCCAATGAGCACCATCATCAATAGTAAAGTAAACTTCTCGTTCTGTACCCGCATACAACAATCCTGGTTGTTTTGGGTCCTCACGCACCACATTGACCGAATTGCCATTTAAGCTGATTCCATTGACAACCACCGACCAGGACTTACCACCATCATGCGTCTTATATATATGAGGTGTAAGATCATCTTTACGTAACGAATTGACAGCAATATAGGCCGTCATTTTATCAAAGTGACCAGCGTCTATTTGCGATATTTTGTCCCAGGCTTGTATTCCGGGAGGTGTCACATCGCTCCAGTGTGAACCACCGTCAGAAGTCATATGCACCAGGCCATCATCCGTGCCGGCCCAAATAGTTCCAGCATGAATGGGGCTGGCGGAGACAGCATATATCACTCCACGACGACGCATATTGTTTAATTCAGGAGTTCTGAAATCACCGATATTAGTTGGTACATCCGTTTTTTCGCGAGTGAGGTCCGGACTGATGATCTTCCAATGCTGACCTTCATCTATGGTTTTCCACAAAACACTGGTGGCAAACAATAAGGTATGGGGCTCCGCAGGATGAAAGAGCAGCGGCATAGATCTGAGCACGCGATATTTACCAGAACGCAAAGCTTCAGGTGCTACATTTTTAGATTGACCTGTTTTCTTATCCCATCGAATGAGTTTACCTCCATATATAATGTCAGAATTGAGCGGATCAGCAGCCACATAGGCATACTCGTCAGCTCCCACTCCTATCCAATCTCTAATTGAAATCTGTCCTCCGGAGCCCCTGCTTAGCACCCCGATAGCTCCACTTTCCTGTTGCCCGCCATATACCCAGTAAGGAAATTGGTTGTCTGTTGAGATATGATATAATTGTGCTGTAGGCTGGTTGTACCAGGAGGACCAGGTCTGACCTGCGTTGACAGTGATGGTAGCACCCTGATCTGCTGCAAATAGCATGATGTCCGGATGAAGTGGATTGATCCAAATTCTATGATAGTCATCCCCTCCCGGAGCGCCTTTCAATGAAAACCAGTTGAGCCCTCCATCATTTGATTGATAACTCGCCGTATTGGCTATATATACTTTATTGGGATCTTTTGGATGGACCCTGATTTCAGCAAAATCGCTGCCTCGCCCCCATAACCTGGTTTGGTCATTGATTTTTAACCAATTTTCTCCGGCGTCCATACTTTTATATATACCACCATTGATTCCGGCATCTACCGTGGCATAAATAATTTTAGGGTTGCTTTGAGAAATTCCTATTCCGATACGACCTAAACTTTCTTTGGCACCAGGCAACCCCTTTGTGAGTTGCTTCCAGGTGTTGCCACCATCTATCGATTTATATAGGCCGCTGTTTTTGCCTGAAAATGTCCCATTTTCCCAAGGTCCTTCGCGGTGTTCCCAAAGATCAGCATAAATTGTTTTGGGATTGAGGGGATCGAATTCGACCTGGATAGCTCCTGTATTTTGATCTAGATATAATACTTTTTTCCATGATTTACCACCATCAGTAGTGCGAAAAATGCCTCTTTCTTCATTAGCACCATATGGATGCCCCAGTCCAGCTACGAAAACAATGTTAGGATCTGTTGGATGGATGATGATGCGACCTACCTGCTGTATATCAGGAAGTCCGATGAAAGACCAGTTTTGGCCCCCATCAGTAGATTTGAATATACCATCACCTGTACTTAAATCAGGACGATGAAGGCCTTCTCCTGAGCCCACATAGATGATCTCTGGTTTGATAGGCGATACGGCGATATCTCCCACCGACCCTGTAGGTGCTTTATCA encodes:
- a CDS encoding glycoside hydrolase; its protein translation is MIGPFRAGRTVGAVGIPTQPNVFFIGVNNGGVWKTDDYGRTWRPIFDKAPTGSVGDIAVSPIKPEIIYVGSGEGLHRPDLSTGDGIFKSTDGGQNWSFIGLPDIQQVGRIIIHPTDPNIVFVAGLGHPYGANEERGIFRTTDGGKSWKKVLYLDQNTGAIQVEFDPLNPKTIYADLWEHREGPWENGTFSGKNSGLYKSIDGGNTWKQLTKGLPGAKESLGRIGIGISQSNPKIIYATVDAGINGGIYKSMDAGENWLKINDQTRLWGRGSDFAEIRVHPKDPNKVYIANTASYQSNDGGLNWFSLKGAPGGDDYHRIWINPLHPDIMLFAADQGATITVNAGQTWSSWYNQPTAQLYHISTDNQFPYWVYGGQQESGAIGVLSRGSGGQISIRDWIGVGADEYAYVAADPLNSDIIYGGKLIRWDKKTGQSKNVAPEALRSGKYRVLRSMPLLFHPAEPHTLLFATSVLWKTIDEGQHWKIISPDLTREKTDVPTNIGDFRTPELNNMRRRGVIYAVSASPIHAGTIWAGTDDGLVHMTSDGGSHWSDVTPPGIQAWDKISQIDAGHFDKMTAYIAVNSLRKDDLTPHIYKTHDGGKSWSVVVNGISLNGNSVNVVREDPKQPGLLYAGTEREVYFTIDDGAHWQSLKNNMPPTSIRDLVIKDNDLVVGTHGRSIWILDNTVPLREMASSLATAKPYLFTSPTAYRIRDNMFHDTPFPPEEPAGQNPPDGAMIDYYLPSNCTRVSLEILDPMDQTVRRYSSEDLKEKLGDHLPYPDYWVKPWKGLSTQAGHHRWIWDLHIEPPVGISRELTIAAVNHKTPTSPMGPYVHPGIYTIKLIVDGLSITQKINILLDPRVSISSADLLTQTEWSMHCHQKYNQLQSLKENIDRRLKQVGQDQKQVLQNIRGEGEAELPDLIYSSITAVPDDQETIVGLQTKYLYLLNILQSTEARPTEQLIQAIGLLDATSESIQQRAR